A region of Streptomyces halobius DNA encodes the following proteins:
- a CDS encoding GntR family transcriptional regulator, whose amino-acid sequence MSIVEFRIDRRSGVATYLQIVQQVQQALRLGILVEGDRLPTAAQVAATTKVNPNTTLKAYRELEREGLVEPRPGLGTFVSRTLARPKSAADALLREELRSWMARAQAEGLDREDVQALVNSVLQDRYPQG is encoded by the coding sequence GTGAGCATCGTCGAATTCCGCATCGACCGCCGCAGCGGCGTTGCCACCTACCTCCAGATAGTCCAACAGGTCCAGCAGGCCCTGCGGCTGGGCATCCTGGTGGAGGGCGACCGTCTGCCGACGGCCGCGCAGGTCGCCGCCACGACCAAGGTCAACCCGAATACGACGCTGAAGGCGTACCGCGAACTGGAACGCGAGGGCCTGGTCGAACCACGGCCCGGCCTCGGCACCTTCGTCAGCCGTACGCTCGCCCGCCCCAAGTCGGCGGCGGACGCCCTGCTGCGCGAGGAACTGCGTTCCTGGATGGCACGGGCCCAGGCCGAGGGCCTGGATCGCGAGGATGTCCAGGCCCTGGTCAACTCGGTACTGCAGGACCGGTATCCGCAGGGGTGA
- a CDS encoding recombinase family protein — translation MLDVQDPQTMVYPSHQLRALSGIRLSVKTDETTSPMRQRAANTGEAARRGAVIIGEAEDLDVSATKTNPFERPELGAWLKRPDAFDMIIWWRMDRAVRSMADMAALGQWAKEHGKLLVFAEGPGGAPLELDMRHSSPVSELIMMLLAFAAQMEAAAIRERVTGAMAALRAQGRYSGGLIPFGYKKIPNPDGEGWKLGPDMDAVAILERIIRDVLDGKSLQSIAMELNGDEVLAPRDYQAKLLGRPTGGKRHGRIIERFKWTAGTLSKVLRTKTLMGHKTHKGKTVRDKDGKPILIGEPVLERDEFEGLQVTLDSRTPHRERRRKDTRSLLLAVAHCEGCGTRMYKAPRAGSPDGDYNCRAMAAGVKCPSSAGVRADWLEAYAEREFLDLGGSARMTRTIEHKGYDPGPELREVEQELRALYADKDARKSKMGRMIWQEEVDALERRASALEATPKVEARTEIIETGETFAQHWRALEPVKPMSKVYPDKELEAPPVVPEDMDETDVTTWENFQADCRGWETYQQALTEAIAERRRMLVEAGARVYVSKGISGGRADRVLDESRVRFVIERSEPEADTLLYDVQD, via the coding sequence GTGCTTGACGTGCAAGACCCCCAGACCATGGTCTACCCGAGCCATCAACTTCGGGCCCTGTCGGGCATCCGACTGTCCGTGAAGACGGACGAGACCACCAGCCCCATGCGCCAGCGAGCGGCCAACACCGGGGAAGCAGCCAGGCGGGGCGCCGTCATCATCGGGGAAGCGGAAGACCTAGACGTTTCCGCAACCAAGACGAACCCGTTCGAGCGGCCGGAGCTGGGCGCGTGGCTCAAGCGCCCGGACGCGTTCGACATGATCATTTGGTGGCGCATGGACCGGGCCGTCCGGTCCATGGCCGACATGGCTGCCTTGGGACAGTGGGCCAAGGAACACGGCAAGCTCCTGGTGTTCGCGGAAGGGCCCGGCGGTGCCCCGCTGGAACTGGACATGCGGCACTCGTCGCCGGTGTCTGAGCTGATCATGATGCTTCTTGCGTTCGCGGCGCAGATGGAAGCGGCAGCCATCCGGGAGCGCGTCACCGGCGCGATGGCGGCACTGAGGGCCCAGGGTCGGTACTCCGGCGGCCTGATCCCGTTCGGATACAAGAAGATCCCGAACCCGGATGGGGAAGGCTGGAAGCTGGGCCCTGACATGGACGCGGTGGCCATCCTGGAGCGCATCATCCGGGACGTGCTGGACGGTAAGAGCCTCCAGTCCATAGCCATGGAGCTGAACGGGGATGAGGTTCTGGCCCCGCGCGACTACCAAGCAAAGCTCCTGGGTCGGCCCACGGGCGGGAAGCGCCACGGGCGAATAATCGAGCGGTTCAAGTGGACGGCCGGCACACTTTCCAAGGTACTCCGCACCAAGACCCTCATGGGGCACAAGACGCACAAGGGGAAGACCGTCCGGGACAAGGACGGTAAGCCCATCTTGATCGGGGAACCGGTTCTGGAGCGCGACGAATTCGAAGGTCTCCAGGTCACGTTGGACTCCCGTACGCCGCACAGGGAGCGGCGGCGCAAGGACACGCGTTCGCTGCTGCTGGCCGTGGCGCATTGCGAGGGGTGCGGGACGCGTATGTACAAGGCTCCCCGTGCTGGATCGCCGGACGGGGATTACAACTGCCGGGCCATGGCCGCTGGCGTCAAGTGCCCGTCCTCGGCAGGTGTCCGTGCGGACTGGCTGGAGGCGTATGCGGAACGGGAGTTCCTGGACTTGGGGGGGTCGGCTCGGATGACGCGGACCATTGAGCACAAGGGGTACGACCCCGGCCCGGAGCTGCGTGAAGTCGAACAGGAACTCCGGGCCTTGTACGCGGACAAGGACGCGCGGAAATCCAAGATGGGCCGGATGATCTGGCAAGAGGAAGTAGACGCCTTGGAGCGCCGGGCGAGCGCCTTGGAGGCCACGCCGAAGGTGGAGGCCCGTACAGAGATCATCGAGACCGGGGAGACGTTCGCCCAGCACTGGCGGGCCCTGGAGCCGGTCAAGCCCATGTCCAAGGTGTACCCGGACAAGGAGCTGGAGGCTCCGCCGGTCGTGCCGGAGGACATGGACGAGACCGACGTGACGACCTGGGAGAACTTCCAGGCGGATTGCCGGGGCTGGGAGACATACCAGCAGGCGCTTACGGAGGCCATCGCGGAGCGTCGCCGGATGCTCGTGGAGGCGGGGGCGCGTGTGTACGTCTCCAAGGGCATCTCCGGTGGGCGTGCCGATCGAGTCTTGGACGAGAGCCGGGTGCGGTTCGTGATCGAGCGCAGCGAACCGGAGGCGGACACGCTTCTGTACGACGTGCAAGACTGA
- a CDS encoding recombinase family protein, with amino-acid sequence MTVYGYARTDSAQIDDQAATLYASGCAIVFSDFRISTDAPGIGWQELVETVKAGDTVRVVGWARLTRSAETAQFIRASLADLGVQVETIGE; translated from the coding sequence ATGACCGTCTACGGCTACGCGCGGACCGACTCCGCCCAGATCGATGACCAGGCCGCCACGCTCTACGCCTCCGGCTGCGCCATCGTCTTCTCTGACTTCAGGATCAGCACCGACGCCCCGGGGATCGGGTGGCAAGAGCTGGTGGAGACGGTCAAGGCTGGTGACACGGTGCGCGTCGTCGGCTGGGCCCGGCTCACCCGCAGTGCCGAGACGGCCCAGTTCATCCGGGCGTCCCTGGCGGATCTTGGCGTCCAGGTGGAGACCATCGGCGAGTGA
- a CDS encoding DUF5403 family protein produces the protein MAEVKRNLDSIVAHMPGVRDAVADELESRADRVRAVVEAHRHTGALASGMTVRTNRTDSTVTLEDPAVVAINYGHLAPNGCWVAGIHAIEAGL, from the coding sequence GTGGCAGAGGTGAAGCGCAACCTGGACAGCATCGTGGCGCACATGCCCGGAGTCCGAGACGCCGTCGCCGATGAGCTGGAGAGCCGGGCGGACAGGGTGCGGGCCGTGGTCGAAGCGCACCGCCATACCGGGGCCCTGGCCTCTGGCATGACCGTACGCACCAACCGCACAGACTCCACGGTCACCCTGGAGGACCCGGCGGTGGTGGCCATCAACTACGGCCACCTGGCCCCCAACGGGTGCTGGGTGGCGGGCATCCATGCCATAGAGGCCGGCCTATGA
- a CDS encoding phage portal protein: MAVTNSSPVELAELGFSRLRADRERLDRIDRYMRGEHDGPYIPRSATEEYKLLAKRAISNWLPLLVKTPSQAMAVDGYRRSAGPDGDTPEETPAEWRAWQDNRMDARQTPVHRAALTYGQAFATVLRDSADPARPVIRGVSPRLLYASYEDPAADALPLWALQVETVPDAEGVEARAWLYDATHVYDVLVGGKGGPQLLAFRPHGMGVCPVVRFAPDIDLEGRVTGVVEPMIPIQDRVNQTVFDLLVSQTFGSFKVRTISGLAPEFRRDPETGEILHDAAGRPQVIPIQADASRFLVAPDADTKFSQLDETPLSGFLDAIELATKHLAALSQTPPHYLLGSMVNLSAEALAAAESALSRAVDEYKHSMGESWELVLSLCATVGGAEPDPRAEVLWKDAESRSLAQTVDALGKAVQMLNVPARAMWSRIPGVTARDVEEWAQIQEADDPGLRMADAMASAVTPPPGTGRGSGGGSE; the protein is encoded by the coding sequence TTGGCAGTAACGAATTCCTCCCCTGTGGAGTTGGCGGAGCTGGGGTTCTCCCGGCTCCGCGCAGACCGTGAGCGGCTGGACCGAATAGACCGGTACATGCGCGGTGAGCACGACGGGCCGTACATCCCCCGGAGCGCCACGGAGGAGTACAAGCTGCTGGCCAAGCGGGCCATTTCCAATTGGCTGCCGCTCCTGGTCAAGACCCCGTCCCAGGCGATGGCCGTGGACGGCTACCGCCGGAGCGCCGGCCCGGACGGGGACACGCCGGAGGAGACTCCGGCGGAGTGGCGGGCCTGGCAGGACAACCGCATGGACGCCCGCCAGACCCCGGTCCACCGGGCCGCGCTCACCTATGGCCAGGCGTTCGCCACGGTCCTACGCGACTCGGCGGACCCGGCCCGGCCGGTCATCCGGGGCGTGTCCCCGCGTCTGCTGTATGCGTCGTACGAGGACCCGGCGGCCGACGCGCTCCCGCTGTGGGCACTTCAGGTGGAAACCGTCCCCGACGCGGAGGGCGTGGAGGCGCGGGCGTGGCTGTACGACGCAACCCACGTCTATGACGTCCTGGTGGGCGGGAAGGGCGGCCCCCAACTCCTGGCGTTTCGTCCCCATGGCATGGGCGTGTGCCCGGTGGTGCGGTTCGCGCCGGACATCGATCTGGAGGGCCGGGTCACGGGCGTTGTAGAGCCCATGATCCCGATCCAGGACCGGGTCAATCAAACGGTGTTTGACCTCTTGGTGTCCCAGACGTTCGGGTCGTTCAAGGTCCGGACGATCTCCGGTCTGGCGCCGGAGTTTCGGCGTGATCCGGAGACCGGGGAGATCCTGCACGACGCCGCCGGGCGCCCCCAGGTGATCCCAATTCAGGCGGACGCGAGCCGGTTCTTGGTGGCGCCCGACGCGGACACCAAGTTCTCTCAGCTAGACGAAACTCCGCTCTCGGGGTTCCTGGACGCTATCGAGCTAGCGACAAAGCACCTGGCCGCGCTCTCCCAGACCCCGCCCCATTACCTGTTGGGCTCCATGGTCAACCTGAGCGCGGAGGCCCTGGCGGCTGCTGAATCGGCCCTGTCCCGCGCGGTGGACGAGTACAAGCACTCCATGGGGGAGTCCTGGGAACTGGTGCTGTCCCTGTGCGCCACGGTCGGGGGCGCGGAACCGGACCCCCGGGCCGAAGTCCTCTGGAAGGACGCGGAGTCGCGATCCCTTGCCCAGACGGTGGACGCCCTGGGCAAGGCAGTGCAGATGCTCAACGTTCCGGCCCGCGCGATGTGGTCGCGCATCCCCGGCGTCACGGCCCGGGACGTGGAGGAGTGGGCGCAGATCCAGGAAGCCGACGACCCGGGCCTACGCATGGCGGACGCGATGGCGTCGGCCGTCACCCCGCCACCGGGTACGGGACGCGGGTCTGGTGGCGGCAGTGAGTAG
- a CDS encoding phage terminase small subunit, translating into MPGPVPKRSDQRRRRNESDGPALVKAEAGKAPTIPRASGDWHPIAKRWFQSLKDSGQAQFYEQSDWLTAVYVAEAMSRNLGQSKFSAQLFQSVMSAMTDLLTTEGARRRARVELEREAGGEDPAEAARVTLMETYRRAAADR; encoded by the coding sequence ATGCCCGGCCCCGTGCCTAAACGGTCGGACCAGCGCCGGAGGCGCAACGAGTCGGACGGCCCGGCCTTGGTGAAGGCGGAGGCCGGTAAGGCCCCGACGATCCCTCGGGCGTCCGGTGACTGGCACCCGATCGCGAAGCGCTGGTTTCAGAGTCTGAAGGACTCCGGCCAGGCGCAGTTCTACGAACAGTCGGATTGGCTCACGGCGGTGTACGTGGCAGAGGCCATGAGTCGGAACCTGGGCCAGTCCAAGTTCAGTGCTCAGCTCTTCCAGTCGGTCATGTCCGCGATGACGGACCTACTGACCACGGAGGGCGCCCGGCGGCGGGCCCGGGTGGAGTTGGAGCGGGAGGCCGGCGGGGAGGACCCGGCGGAGGCGGCCCGCGTGACGCTCATGGAGACGTACCGGAGAGCCGCAGCAGACAGATAG
- a CDS encoding phage tail termination protein, which yields MRPVLPDVDALVGDALRHGLSAATVRVAWPDDWADRLPLVVARRVPGGSSNPLGIDVALIDVQAAAMDRREASRLARVARVVLADACRGQYRGTDGYLSRFEDVSGPAEIRTGEPTAGPDLFRFQATYRVTARPI from the coding sequence ATGAGGCCGGTACTCCCCGACGTGGACGCCCTGGTGGGGGACGCCCTCCGCCACGGCCTGAGTGCCGCCACGGTCCGCGTGGCCTGGCCCGATGACTGGGCCGACCGGCTCCCGCTGGTCGTGGCCCGCCGGGTGCCCGGAGGCTCCTCCAACCCGCTCGGCATCGACGTGGCGCTGATCGACGTACAGGCAGCGGCCATGGACCGGCGGGAAGCGTCCCGCCTGGCCCGCGTTGCGCGCGTGGTCCTGGCCGACGCGTGCCGGGGACAGTACCGGGGCACCGACGGCTACTTGAGCCGCTTTGAAGACGTGAGCGGTCCGGCGGAGATCCGGACCGGCGAACCGACGGCCGGACCGGACCTCTTCCGGTTCCAGGCCACGTACCGCGTGACCGCGCGGCCCATCTGA
- a CDS encoding VG15 protein produces MSRATAALLDEHWRAQARIGAGVSAQSLAQWSRVNPHSLEESGAAWLAWMLALIRGERRRSRDQAAAFYRLYRALETGHTVPPLSGEHVGETTTLGELREDWAAQTDTIRTPEPDDGEEIRLDGFDWPQEPEDAHDRAAVASLVSQGPAKLRQDVAQAATEQTRGRLDEAGFLQELEEASQTAGRTSAGAADREALRAGRDLIDRASNQDRRAVGWARVTDGNPCAFCAMLASRGAIYSSQATAAGGGRRKPRGSADGRVRANRRPLVSREDLARYHYGCHCQTVPVFSRNDFMTPDARRFDREWREVTRGKAGAEARAAWRRHIESSR; encoded by the coding sequence GTGAGTAGAGCAACGGCGGCCCTCCTGGATGAGCACTGGCGGGCCCAAGCCCGGATCGGTGCGGGCGTCTCCGCCCAGTCCCTGGCTCAGTGGTCGCGCGTGAATCCTCACTCCCTGGAGGAGTCGGGGGCCGCGTGGCTGGCCTGGATGCTGGCACTAATCCGCGGTGAGCGGCGACGCTCCCGCGATCAAGCGGCGGCGTTCTACCGCCTCTACCGGGCCCTGGAGACCGGTCACACCGTCCCGCCTCTGTCCGGGGAGCACGTGGGCGAGACCACGACCCTGGGAGAGCTACGGGAGGACTGGGCGGCGCAGACGGACACGATCCGCACGCCGGAGCCGGACGACGGCGAGGAAATCCGGCTGGACGGGTTCGACTGGCCCCAGGAGCCGGAGGACGCCCACGACCGCGCGGCCGTGGCGTCCCTGGTCTCCCAAGGACCGGCCAAGCTGCGGCAGGACGTGGCCCAGGCGGCCACCGAGCAGACGCGCGGCAGGCTGGACGAGGCCGGGTTTCTCCAAGAGCTGGAGGAGGCGTCACAGACAGCGGGGCGTACTTCGGCTGGTGCGGCTGACCGGGAGGCCCTGCGGGCAGGGCGGGATCTGATCGACCGGGCGTCGAACCAGGACCGACGGGCCGTCGGCTGGGCCCGCGTGACCGACGGCAACCCTTGTGCGTTCTGCGCCATGTTGGCCAGTCGGGGCGCGATCTATTCGTCCCAGGCCACGGCGGCCGGCGGAGGGCGGAGGAAGCCCCGCGGATCGGCTGACGGGCGGGTCCGCGCGAACCGGCGGCCTCTGGTTTCCCGGGAAGACCTGGCCCGGTACCACTACGGCTGTCATTGCCAGACGGTCCCGGTGTTCAGCAGGAACGACTTCATGACCCCCGATGCCCGGCGGTTCGACCGGGAATGGCGGGAGGTCACGCGCGGCAAGGCGGGCGCGGAGGCGCGTGCGGCCTGGCGGCGCCACATCGAATCATCACGTTGA
- a CDS encoding exodeoxyribonuclease III, translated as MLTVTSVNVNGLRAAAKKGYVPWLAATAADVLCLQEVRAEAAQLPAEVREPAGWHTVHVPAAAKGRAGVSLCTRREPERVRVGFGSAEFDGSGRYVEADLPGVTVASLYLPSGEVGTQRQDEKERFLAEFLPYLVDLRKRAEADGREVLVCGDWNIAHQEADLRNWKANQKKSGFLPEERAWLTDVLDENRGGYVDVVRALHPDVEGPYSWWSYRGRAFDNDAGWPVETDYSTG; from the coding sequence TTGCTCACCGTGACCTCTGTGAATGTCAACGGGCTACGTGCTGCCGCCAAGAAGGGCTATGTGCCGTGGCTGGCGGCGACCGCTGCCGACGTGCTGTGTCTGCAGGAGGTGCGGGCCGAGGCCGCGCAGCTGCCGGCGGAGGTGCGGGAGCCCGCCGGCTGGCACACCGTGCACGTCCCGGCGGCCGCCAAGGGGCGGGCCGGTGTCTCGCTCTGCACACGGCGCGAGCCGGAGCGGGTCCGGGTGGGCTTCGGCTCGGCGGAATTCGACGGGAGCGGGCGGTATGTCGAGGCCGACCTGCCGGGCGTGACCGTCGCCAGCCTCTACCTCCCGTCCGGCGAGGTCGGCACCCAACGGCAGGACGAGAAGGAACGGTTCCTGGCGGAGTTTCTGCCGTACCTCGTCGACCTGCGGAAACGGGCGGAGGCGGACGGGCGTGAGGTGCTGGTGTGCGGCGACTGGAACATCGCGCACCAGGAGGCCGACCTGAGGAACTGGAAGGCCAACCAGAAGAAGTCCGGCTTCCTCCCGGAGGAGCGCGCCTGGCTGACCGATGTCCTCGACGAGAACCGGGGCGGCTACGTCGATGTCGTCCGAGCGCTGCACCCGGACGTCGAGGGGCCGTACTCGTGGTGGTCGTATCGGGGGCGGGCCTTCGACAATGACGCTGGGTGGCCGGTAGAAACAGATTACAGTACGGGTTGA
- a CDS encoding P22 phage major capsid protein family protein, whose product MANAFLKSETIAATALGLLEREMVLSNLVWANAGFDFTGAKADTVTVRIPATTTAREYEWRNDRSSDIVLDELAEDSITVQLNKDIYSAVAVTDEELTLDIKDFGSQVLQPQVNAVAKAIDTGVASMIEGANYANTGTLYTNDPWAGIIDARAALNKANVPQEGRTLLMGADVETAFLKSNRISDVSKSGSDSALRSATVGRLAGFDLVVSNAIDPGKAYAFVPSAFVLATRAPAIPAGVTSGSSQSYNGLSMRWIRDYDAAKLRDRSILNVYAGYNVMTDKVGPSKKLVRAVKLNLADPPADEPSRDSSA is encoded by the coding sequence ATGGCAAACGCATTTCTGAAGTCGGAGACGATCGCGGCCACGGCCCTGGGCCTCCTGGAACGAGAGATGGTTCTTTCCAATCTCGTCTGGGCAAACGCGGGTTTCGACTTCACTGGCGCTAAGGCCGACACGGTTACCGTGCGAATACCGGCGACCACCACGGCCCGCGAGTACGAGTGGCGCAACGACCGGTCCTCGGACATTGTCCTGGACGAGCTGGCGGAGGACTCCATCACGGTCCAGCTCAACAAGGACATTTACAGCGCAGTTGCGGTCACGGACGAGGAACTGACGCTGGATATCAAGGACTTCGGTTCTCAGGTCCTTCAGCCCCAGGTCAACGCCGTGGCCAAGGCGATTGACACGGGCGTGGCGTCGATGATCGAGGGCGCCAACTACGCCAACACCGGGACGCTGTATACCAATGATCCGTGGGCTGGCATCATCGATGCCCGCGCGGCCCTGAACAAGGCCAATGTTCCCCAGGAGGGCCGTACCCTCCTGATGGGTGCGGACGTGGAAACCGCGTTCCTGAAGTCCAACCGGATCTCCGACGTGTCCAAGTCGGGTTCGGACTCAGCACTCCGCAGCGCGACGGTTGGCCGTCTGGCCGGGTTCGATCTGGTGGTTTCGAACGCCATCGACCCCGGCAAGGCGTATGCGTTCGTCCCGTCGGCGTTCGTCCTGGCGACCCGGGCCCCGGCCATCCCGGCGGGTGTCACCAGTGGTTCGTCCCAGAGCTACAACGGCCTGTCCATGCGCTGGATTCGGGACTATGACGCGGCCAAGCTGCGGGACCGTTCCATCCTGAATGTGTACGCGGGGTACAACGTCATGACGGACAAGGTGGGTCCGTCCAAAAAGCTGGTTCGGGCGGTCAAGCTGAATCTGGCCGACCCTCCGGCGGATGAGCCCTCCCGCGACTCCAGCGCGTAA
- a CDS encoding terminase, whose amino-acid sequence MNETHHWISSNGGHEMAMTIAGNVGKSRGGGARTMEITNAPLPGEDSVAEQTWHAWSKFAEGKSRDSGMYYDSVESPPVDLADPDELLAGILAARGDADWLDVEWIVSTIYSGHMPRSRSQRMFLNQLVTAEDQLISPENWDACATDDRLVDGDAVTLGFDGGRTDDATCLVAMRVRDRLIVPLGVWERPDGPAGDGWVVDRRAVDGAVRNAMERYDVQAFHADVALWESYVDAWSEDYRDRLVIKASPQSAVGRDMRGGLQELTLANERLVSAVENGQVRHLGETISLGRALRRHVLNTRRRPNRYGLSFGKANRESAHKVDAYAATLLADLARHRLIESGKTRPAERSGAVFFF is encoded by the coding sequence ATGAACGAGACCCATCACTGGATCTCTTCTAATGGCGGCCACGAAATGGCCATGACGATTGCCGGTAACGTCGGCAAAAGCCGTGGTGGCGGCGCCCGCACCATGGAGATCACTAACGCTCCCCTCCCTGGGGAGGACTCCGTGGCGGAACAGACCTGGCACGCCTGGTCGAAGTTCGCGGAGGGCAAGAGCCGGGATTCCGGCATGTACTACGACTCCGTGGAGTCCCCGCCCGTGGACTTGGCGGACCCGGACGAGCTCCTGGCCGGCATCCTCGCGGCGCGTGGTGACGCGGACTGGCTGGATGTGGAGTGGATCGTCTCCACGATCTACTCCGGTCACATGCCGCGTTCGCGGTCGCAGCGGATGTTTCTGAATCAGTTGGTCACGGCAGAGGACCAGTTGATTAGCCCGGAGAACTGGGACGCATGCGCCACGGATGACCGTCTGGTGGACGGTGACGCCGTGACTTTGGGTTTCGATGGCGGTCGAACCGATGATGCAACTTGCCTTGTAGCGATGCGCGTGCGGGATCGCCTGATCGTTCCCCTGGGCGTGTGGGAGCGGCCCGACGGCCCTGCGGGTGATGGCTGGGTGGTTGACCGTCGGGCCGTGGACGGGGCGGTCCGTAACGCCATGGAGCGGTACGACGTGCAGGCGTTCCACGCGGACGTAGCGCTCTGGGAGAGCTACGTGGATGCGTGGTCGGAGGACTACCGGGACCGCTTGGTTATCAAGGCCAGTCCCCAATCTGCAGTAGGCCGGGACATGCGCGGCGGCCTCCAGGAGCTGACCTTGGCCAATGAGCGGCTGGTGTCGGCCGTGGAGAACGGCCAGGTGCGACACCTTGGAGAAACGATTTCCCTGGGGCGCGCGCTGCGGCGGCACGTGCTGAACACCAGGCGTCGACCGAACCGTTATGGCCTGTCCTTCGGCAAGGCGAACCGCGAGTCCGCGCACAAGGTGGACGCGTACGCGGCCACGCTGTTGGCCGACTTGGCACGGCATCGACTCATTGAATCCGGCAAGACCCGGCCCGCCGAACGCTCGGGGGCCGTCTTCTTTTTCTAG
- a CDS encoding thioesterase II family protein — MGTWLRRHPVEGPVVSRLVCLPHAGGTAGSFAGWAGRLPAGVELIAVQYPGRQDRLAEEPIGDMAEMAEQVAQALRPLLDLPMAFFGHSMGTGLSYEVAGRLEREDGFVVDHIFVSARPAPHLIDGEHRHRLSDEDLASAMRRLGGPDAEAFDYPGLLPLILPPLRADLALLDRYRPEQLTPLRAPLTAFGGESDDTCPVSELPAWEEATTAGARVRTFPGGHHYLRECEDEVIAAVSVEILAAQQRRHHSAA; from the coding sequence ATGGGAACCTGGCTGCGCCGTCATCCGGTGGAGGGCCCCGTTGTCAGCCGTCTCGTCTGCCTGCCGCATGCGGGCGGCACCGCCGGCTCCTTCGCCGGCTGGGCCGGTCGGCTGCCGGCCGGGGTGGAGCTGATCGCCGTGCAGTATCCGGGCCGGCAGGACCGGCTGGCCGAGGAACCGATCGGAGACATGGCCGAGATGGCCGAGCAGGTGGCGCAGGCGCTGCGGCCACTGCTGGACCTTCCGATGGCCTTCTTCGGGCACAGCATGGGCACCGGCCTGTCGTACGAGGTGGCCGGTCGCCTGGAGCGTGAGGACGGGTTCGTGGTCGACCACATTTTCGTCTCCGCACGCCCCGCGCCGCATCTGATCGACGGGGAGCACCGGCACCGGTTGAGCGACGAGGACCTGGCCTCGGCGATGCGCCGGCTGGGCGGTCCGGACGCGGAGGCGTTCGACTACCCGGGGCTGCTGCCGCTGATCCTGCCGCCGTTGCGGGCGGACCTCGCTCTTCTGGACCGCTATCGGCCCGAGCAGCTGACCCCGCTGCGCGCGCCGCTGACGGCGTTCGGCGGCGAGAGCGACGACACGTGTCCGGTTTCGGAGCTGCCTGCCTGGGAGGAGGCCACCACCGCGGGCGCCCGGGTGCGGACCTTCCCCGGCGGCCACCACTATCTGCGGGAGTGCGAGGACGAGGTGATCGCAGCCGTCTCCGTGGAAATCCTTGCGGCACAACAGCGCCGGCACCACTCGGCCGCATAA
- a CDS encoding cupin domain-containing protein yields MMTEPVNLQKTLQSFSEPWSPRIVAQLNDYDVRVAKFRGEYVWHSHLDTDELFIVVAGRLTIHLREGGVERLVTLRQGDVYVVPRGTEHKPVSDAESHILMVEPTGTLTVGDTHEEIPDDVDVTTGHHLD; encoded by the coding sequence ATGATGACCGAACCGGTGAATCTGCAGAAGACTCTCCAATCCTTCAGCGAACCGTGGAGTCCGCGAATTGTCGCCCAGCTCAATGACTATGACGTCCGGGTGGCCAAGTTCCGTGGCGAATACGTGTGGCATTCCCACCTGGACACCGACGAGCTCTTCATCGTCGTGGCCGGCCGGCTGACCATCCACCTGCGCGAGGGCGGCGTGGAACGCCTCGTGACGCTCCGACAGGGGGACGTGTACGTGGTGCCGCGTGGCACCGAGCACAAGCCCGTGTCCGACGCGGAGTCCCACATCCTTATGGTCGAACCCACAGGGACACTGACGGTCGGGGACACCCACGAGGAGATTCCCGATGACGTCGACGTGACCACAGGACACCACCTCGACTGA
- a CDS encoding GNAT family N-acetyltransferase — protein sequence MEIRPARTRAVRIRPVRYDHPDAVKLDELVQQEYARRYGDGDMTPLDPEMFVPPNGAYLMAYEHGRPLATGGWRRIEDAAEGYAVGDAEIKRMFVLPEARGRGLARRILAALEADARAAGRTRMVLETGTMQPEAIELYASSGYRMLQKAEKFGLYRTYESSRCMAKSLVNG from the coding sequence ATGGAGATACGCCCTGCCCGCACACGCGCCGTCCGCATACGCCCCGTCCGCTATGACCACCCCGACGCGGTCAAGCTCGATGAACTCGTGCAGCAGGAGTACGCCCGGCGCTACGGCGACGGCGATATGACGCCGCTGGACCCGGAGATGTTCGTGCCGCCCAACGGCGCGTACCTGATGGCGTACGAGCACGGGCGTCCGCTGGCCACCGGCGGCTGGCGGCGGATCGAGGACGCCGCCGAGGGGTACGCGGTCGGCGACGCCGAGATCAAGCGGATGTTCGTACTCCCGGAGGCCCGGGGGCGGGGGCTGGCCCGCCGGATCCTGGCCGCCCTCGAAGCGGACGCGCGGGCCGCGGGCCGTACCCGCATGGTGCTGGAGACCGGCACCATGCAGCCGGAGGCGATCGAGCTGTATGCCTCCAGTGGCTACCGGATGCTGCAGAAGGCGGAGAAGTTCGGGCTCTACCGGACGTATGAGTCGAGCCGGTGTATGGCGAAGTCCCTGGTGAACGGTTAG